In Deltaproteobacteria bacterium, a genomic segment contains:
- a CDS encoding DUF255 domain-containing protein — MGRKEKSKIFSPMDTTHKHTNHLIQESSPYLLQHAHNPVDWYPWSNEAFEKAKKENKLVLVSIGYSSCHWCHVMEKESFEDEETAKLMNENFVCIKVDREERPNIDMTYMAAVQIMTNSGGWPLNCFTLLDGRPFYGGTYFPNAQWKQVLIKLSELYKTEPKKVEEYAAQLTQEIKKMEVIKLNEEKFSFTMEDAKSIYIQLEKSFDNEEGGPSRAPKFPMPVNYIFLLHYYHLTKNEKAIEHVKLTLSKMAFGGIYDQLGGGFARYSTDAKWKVPHFEKMLYDNAQLVSLYSEVHLPRNSGHTKGLGYSRII; from the coding sequence CTTCAACATGCGCACAATCCTGTTGACTGGTATCCATGGAGCAATGAAGCATTTGAGAAAGCAAAAAAAGAAAACAAGTTGGTTCTCGTCAGTATTGGATATTCTTCCTGTCATTGGTGTCATGTGATGGAGAAAGAATCATTTGAAGATGAAGAGACGGCAAAACTTATGAATGAAAATTTTGTGTGCATAAAAGTGGATAGAGAAGAGCGTCCTAACATTGACATGACTTACATGGCTGCTGTTCAGATTATGACCAACAGCGGCGGTTGGCCCCTGAATTGTTTTACTCTTCTTGATGGAAGACCGTTTTACGGAGGAACTTATTTTCCAAACGCTCAATGGAAACAAGTATTAATAAAGTTGTCGGAACTTTATAAAACAGAACCAAAAAAAGTGGAAGAGTATGCAGCGCAATTGACACAAGAAATAAAAAAAATGGAGGTCATTAAACTGAATGAAGAAAAATTTTCATTCACGATGGAGGATGCAAAATCCATTTACATACAATTAGAAAAATCATTTGACAATGAAGAAGGCGGACCGAGCCGCGCTCCGAAATTTCCGATGCCAGTGAATTATATTTTTCTGCTGCATTATTATCATCTCACAAAAAACGAAAAGGCGATTGAACATGTAAAACTTACTCTAAGCAAAATGGCGTTCGGTGGAATTTACGACCAACTGGGCGGAGGCTTTGCCCGCTACTCAACGGATGCAAAATGGAAAGTTCCTCACTTTGAAAAAATGTTATATGACAATGCACAGCTTGTTTCGCTTTATTCCGAAGTGCACCTCCCCCGAAATAGTGGACACACCAAAGGGTTAGGTTATAGTAGAATCATATAA
- a CDS encoding transposase, translated as MQERKVNRKYDKQFKEEAVRLATEEGRKVTEVARSLGIHENL; from the coding sequence ATGCAAGAAAGGAAAGTGAACAGGAAATACGATAAGCAGTTTAAGGAAGAAGCAGTAAGACTTGCAACAGAAGAAGGGCGAAAGGTCACTGAAGTAGCCAGGAGTCTTGGAATACATGAGAACTTAT